The genomic stretch GCCACCTGATGGTTCATGTCGCTGATGCGCTCGACCTGGCCGGTGATCGCGGTCAGCGACGCGCCGGTGCGCTGGCTCGACTCGACCCCGGTGCCGGTGGCGGCCTGGCCGGAGCGCATCGACGAGACGGCGTTTTCCGCGCCCTGCTTGAGGCTGCCGATCATCTGCCGGATCTCGTCGGTGGAGGCCTGGGTGCGCCGCGCCAGTGTGCGCACCTCATCGGCCACCACCGCAAAGCCCCGGCCCATGTCCCCGGCCCGCGCCGCTTCGATGGCGGCGTTGAGCGCCAGCAGGTTGGTCTGCTCGGACACGCCGCGGATCACCGCCAGCACCTGATCGATGGACGCCACCTGCTGGGCCAGTTCACCGACCGCGCCGGCTGCGACGCCGATTTCGTCGGACATGCTTTCGATATGGCGGATAGAGCCGCCGACCACTTCCTGCGCCTGCTGGGCTTCGTCGCGGGCGGTCTGCGAGGCGAGCGCGGCATTGCCGGCGTTCTGCGCGATCTCCTGCACGGTCAGGCCCATTTCGTGGACGGCGGTGGCGACCATGTCGGTCATTTCCTGCTGCCGGCCGGAGCGCTCGGCGGTGTTGTCCACCACCCTGGCGACCTGGCCGACGGCGACGCGCAGGCTTTCGCTGGTGGTCAGCACTTCGCCGATCATGGCGCGCTGGCTGTCCAGGAAACGGTTGAAGCCGCGGGCGAGGTCGCCCAGCTCATCGGCCCGGCTGGAATCTAACCGATGGGTCAAATCTCCACCACCGCTACCGATCGCTACCAATGCCGCTGTTACCTGACGGATCGGCCGCACCAATCCCTGGGCCAGCCACACCACCAGCGCCAGGCACAGCAGCGCCACCGCAACGCCGATGCCGCTGCTCATCCACATCGCCCGGCGGGCCTCGGCGTAGATCTGCGACTGCGGCACTTCGGCCACCAGCGTCCAGCCCAGATCGCGCAGGGGCAGGCTGAAGGCGAGGAAGTCTTCGCCGTCGCGGCTGAAGGTGGCGTTCACAGCGCTTTTCTGGCCCAGCACAGCCTGCGCGGCACCTGCGCCGATCTGCTCGCTCAGCGTGCGCTTGCCGCTGAACTGCGCCTCGGGATGCACCTGGATCAGGCCGTCGGAACGCACGAGATAGACCTTGCCGCGCTCACCGAAGCTGAAGTCGTGGATCAGCTGCGACAGCTCTTTCATGCTCAGCCCGAGCCCCGCCACGCCCACCGTCTTGCCGGCCTGCTCGACCTTGAGGTCGATGAACAGCGCCAGCTCGCCGGTGGCGCCGTCCTTGTCGATGTTGAGGGTGCGCGGCTGGCCGCTGTCCAGAAAGGCATAGAACCAGGCATCGGCCGGATTGGAGCGGCTGAGGGTGCGGTCCAGACCTTTTTCGGTGAGGTAATGGTTGGAGGCGGTGCCGACGATCAGTGCCGTGAACGCTTTGTGTTCGGCGCGGATGCCTTCCAGATATTGCACGAAGGCCGCCGTTCGGCTGCTGTCTTCGCCGTTGGCGAGCCAGTCGCGGACCATCTGGTTGCTGGCGATGTCCTTGGCGGCCGTCAGCGGCTGGACGAGGATGCGTTCGATGTCGTTGCGCGTCGCCTCGATGCTCGACGGCAGCGCCTGCTCCACCAGATAGCTCTGGGCGAGGCGGTTGACCACCAGGGTATAAATGCCGACCACGATCAGAATGCTGACCAGCAGGGCGGTGCCCATGCCGAGGATCAACTGCCACTGAATACTGCGCCGCCAGAACTGCATGGATCACCCCCAAGGAATAAGAGGCTGAAACACTGCAACAGCCGTGCCGATTGTATACAACGCAATCGACAATCTTATTCCCAGGTTGTGCTCAGGCCATCAACCCTGGATGGTCTTGGCAATGGTCTCGACCGTGGCGCTGACTTGCTCTTGGTAACGCTCGAGTTCCTGCTGGTGCTGCTTCTTCATTTCGATCTGCTGCGAGCACAGGTTCATCGCCGCCAGCACCAGCAGGCGGTCGCCGATCAGGGTCGGGTACTTGCGCTTGGTGTCGGCCAGCGCGGCCTTGAGCATCATGGCCGCGTCCATCAGGGTCTGTTCTTCCCCGGCCGGCGCCTTGATCGAATAGTCTTCCCCGAGAATGGAGATGACCTTTACCCCGGCTCCGTGGCTCATACGCTGACCGGACCTGCGTTGACCCGGTCGACCAGGGCCTGGATGCGGGCGGCGGTGGCGCCGTGCTTCTCTTCCTGCTCCATCAGGCTCAGTTGCAGGCTTTCGTTTTCATCCTTGGCCTGGGCCAGTTCCGCGGTCAGGGTCTGGTTGGTGTGCGAAAGGGTCTGGTTCTGCTGCACCAGGTCGCTGACGAGCTGTTCCAATTGGCTGAGGGAGGCTTCCAACATTTTGATTTCCAGGCATTTTTCAAAGGGCGCGTACGATAAAGAAAAGTCACCGGGGATGCCAGGGCTAAACCGGCGCAAGGCCTTGATTTTCCTGGCGGGCGACCGTTCTCGCGAGCTTTAGAGACTGCCGTCGGCCGATTGGGTTCCTGCACTTCGTCGCTTGGGGCCCGATGCGGCAAATGCGCACAGGGGCTCAAGACTTCCATCCCATGACCGATAAGTCAGCCAACAGCAGTCTCAGCCCGCAAGGACGCGGCCCTTCCTGGTATCCCCAATGTCCCTTCGCAACATGAACATCGCCCCCCGGGCCTTCACCGGATTCTCCCTGATCGGCGCCCTGATGCTGATCCTCGGGGTCTTCGCCCTGAACCAGATGAGCAACATCCGCGGCGCCGCCGAGAACATCACCTCCAGCAGCGTGCCGAGCATCAAGAACCTCGACGAGTTCACGCAGCTGTCCCTGCGTCTGCGGGTGCTGTCGTACCGCCTGCTGGTGAACCGCGAACCGGACGTCCAGCAGAAGACCATCGAGCTGCTGGAGATGCGCAACCAGCAGATCCGCAAGGCCCAGACCGACTACGAGCCGCTGATCAGCAGCCCGCAGGAACGTGCCGCCTATGACCAGTACGTGCAGTTGCTGGGTCAGTACCGCCAGATCGAAGACCGGATGAAGACCCTGTCGCGCAACAATCAGGTGGACGCACTGCGCAATCTGGTGAACACCGAGCTTCTGGACAACTCCGAAGCGATCAACACCGTGCTCAACCAGCTGATGCAGATCAACGGCGAGCAGATCAGCAAGACCAACCAGAACGCCGCCGACCAGTACGCCACCGCGTTCACCCTGGTGGTGAGCCTGCTGGTGATCGCCACCGGCCTGACCTTCCTGTTCGCCTGGCTGCTGACGGTCAGCATCACCAAGCCGATCGCCAAGGCCCTGGACGCGGCGGAGACCATCGCCGAAGGCAACCTGACCCGTTCGATCCACGTCGACGGCAGCGACGAAGC from Pseudomonas ekonensis encodes the following:
- a CDS encoding methyl-accepting chemotaxis protein, with protein sequence MIGEVLTTSESLRVAVGQVARVVDNTAERSGRQQEMTDMVATAVHEMGLTVQEIAQNAGNAALASQTARDEAQQAQEVVGGSIRHIESMSDEIGVAAGAVGELAQQVASIDQVLAVIRGVSEQTNLLALNAAIEAARAGDMGRGFAVVADEVRTLARRTQASTDEIRQMIGSLKQGAENAVSSMRSGQAATGTGVESSQRTGASLTAITGQVERISDMNHQVATATEEQSAVTEEINRNVQGISDLARATAGEVRACREDCQMLRRLADDLARQMGGFKLG
- a CDS encoding cell division protein ZapA yields the protein MSHGAGVKVISILGEDYSIKAPAGEEQTLMDAAMMLKAALADTKRKYPTLIGDRLLVLAAMNLCSQQIEMKKQHQQELERYQEQVSATVETIAKTIQG